The nucleotide window CTTCCCGGCTATCAAACCTACCTCCCTTTAAATAGCAAAGGGGGAACAATGAATTTTAGGTTTTTTGCAGGGCCTTACTCGACCCCCATTTTAAAAGCTGTGGATCTCGCCTACAGTGATCCAACCACAGGCTACAACCCGGATTATATTTCTTGCCAAGCCTACCATGGCTGGTTTGCATTTATTTCAGAGCCTTTTGCCAAGTTCCTCTTTTTCTTGATGAATATTTTCTACAATTTAACCGGCTCCTGGGGACTTTCAATTATTCTTTTGACTGTGGCATTAAGAGTGATGCTTTATCCTCTTAACGCATGGTCCACGAACTCCATGATGAAGATGCAAGAGATTGGCCCTAAAGTACAAGCCATTCAGCAGAAATACAAAAACGATCAGAAAAAAGCACAAATCGAGATCATGAACTTGTATCGCGAAAGCGGTGCAAATCCCTTATCCGGGTGTCTGCCTCTTTTAATTCAGATGCCTTTTCTTATTGGGATGTTCGACCTTTTAAAATCCTCTTTTCAACTCCGCGGCGCTTCTTTTATACCCGGCTGGATTGATAACTTGACCTCTCCAGATGTTTTATTCAGCTGGAAGACACCTCTTCCTTTAATCGGTAATGAATTTCACCTGCTGCCTATTATCTTGGGCGTCATTATGTTTATTCAGCCGCGAATTGCCTCCCCGCTTCCAAAAGATCCGGCCCTTTGGACTGAGCAGCAACGTCAACAAAGAGCGATGAGTTCGATGATGGCAGTTTTATTCACTTGGATGTTTTATAACTTCCCATCCGGATTAAACATTTATTGGATCTCCTCTATGCTGCTCGGCATGGTTCAGCAGTGGTGGATGACAAGAAAAAAAAATAAATCGGACCTTGTGGTAGTGGATAGCGGAAGCAAGAAAAAGACGAAGTAGCTAAAGTTTTTTAAGTCCGGCTTCTCTCAAATGAATTTAAGGTAAGCCGGATTTAAAGCGATATTAAGTTTAAATTTAGGATTTTTTTTCTTTGCGATAACTTTTCTAAGGGTTATTCTTAATATCGCTAAAGCTTAACGTTCCTTAAAAAACAAAGTCGAGTTTTTTAGTAGATGAAAGCCTGGGAACAATTCCTGACTTTGCAAGAGATTGAGATGGGAAAAGCCACTGTACAAAAATGGCTTCGCAATCTCAAGATTTCCCGTTTCGATGCTCAAAATCTTTTTTTAGAAGCTCAAGACCCTTTCCAAGCCATCTGGTTTGAAGAACAGATAAGAAAAAAAATTAAAGGGGGCATTCCCTTTAATGGCAAATTCATTAAAGTTCATCTAAATGTCGCCAAGAACCAGAAATTAAATAAAACTTTTCGTAAGAAGCAAAATGAGCCTCAAGAACTAGATACGTTCAAATTAAATTTTGATTCCTTAGACCCAAGCTTTCATTTTGATTCTTTCTTCCCCACAAAAGGCTCGCTTCTACCACTGAAAGTCTTATATGAACTGACAGGCTATCAATCGAAAGGCGGCTCTCTAAATCCCGCAAATGTCCATCACTCGCCTTACAACCCACTTTTTCTATATGGAAAAGCAGGTTCAGGTAAAACTCATCTGCTTATGGCTGTAGCTTTCGCTTTAAGACGGCAAGGTCTTAATGCCACCTATGTTAAAGCAGATACTTTTGCAGACCATGTGGTATCTGCCATAAGAGCGGGAGAGATGAGGCTCTTTAGAGAAGCTTATCGCTCTTCAGATGTCCTTCTTTTGGACGATGTCGATATTTTAGCTCGAAAATCGGCTACCCAAGAAGAATTTTTCCATACCTTTAACACACTTCATTTAGCCGGAAAATTAATTATTCTAACGGCTAATAAACCGCCAAGAGACCTAGATCATATTGAAAAAAGGCTTATAAGCAGGTTTGAGTGGGGCCTCTCACTTCCTTTGGAGCTACCCTCAAAAGAAGAAATGCGTGTCATACTAGAGGGAAAATGCGCACTTCTTGATATCCATTTATCTCCAAAAGTGGCTGATTTTTTTCTCACCACTTTTAAAAGCGGACCAAAAGCCCTTATTAGAGCCCTTGAAGCCTTCTCTCTAAGGACGCATATGAACGAAGATAAGAGCCTTGCAAAACAAGCCTCGCTTTATCCTCAAGCACTTGAGTCCTTAATCAAAGATTTAATCGACGATGAAGAAAAAAGCGTTTTAACAGCCGAAATTATCTTAAAAGCTGTTGCCGAGCATTTTGGCATAAGAATCGATGATCTGAAAGGACCCTCACAAGCAAGGGAATCTACTTTGCCAAGACAAGTCGCCATTTATTTTTTAAGATCAAAGCTCTCTTTACCTTACATGAAAATCGGGGATTTATTAAGCCGAGACCATTCGACCATTATGACAAGTTTTCGTCGAATTCAAAAAGGACTTGATTCTGAAGACGAAAAGATCGCACCTCTTGTTCGCGACATTGAAAAAGGGTTGATCTAAGCATTGTCTTCAATTTTTTCTTGATCGTTGAGCCTTATTTATGCAAGTCTGATTTTGAAGGAAAGTGAATAAGGTTATCTCCATGCTTCAAAAAAGAGATTACGAAATCGCAAAACATATTCAGCTTGGAAGCGAGGATGCAAATCAAACGATTGAGTTTGCAAAAAAGCAAATAGCCCTTGCAAGGCATGAAATGCCGGGCCTTATGGCATTAAGAGATGAGTTTAAGGATCGAAAACCTTTCCTAAAAGCCAAAATTACAGGCTGTCTTCACTTAACAATTGAAACTGCCATTCTCATTGAAACTTTAATTGAGTTGGGAGCCGATGTCCGCTGGAGTTCTTGCAACGTGTATTCCACTCAAGATGAAGCGGCAGCCTATCTTGCAAATAAAGGCATTCCTGTTTTTGCATGGAAGGGGATGAGCGAAGAAGAGTACTGGCGCTGCATTGGGAAAACTTTGGAATTTCCTTATGGCCCTAACCTTCTAATCGATGATGGCGGGGATTTGACAGCTTACGTTTTAGATAAAAGACCTGATCTTATCCCTTCCATAAAGGGAGTCTCAGAGGAAACGACAACCGGTATTCGCGCTTTGTGGAAGCGTTTTCATGAAGGCAAATTACCGATTGCTGCAATCGATGTCAATGACTCTGTCACAAAGTCCAAGTTTGACAACCGCTATGGCTGTCTTGAATCCTTGATTGACGGCATTAAGCAGGCCACGCACCTTATGATTGGGGGAAAAAAAGCTGTGGTGGCAGGTTATGGAGATGTCGGTAAGGGCTGCGCCGAAGCTTTACGGGCCTACGGCGCTCGGGTTGTAATTACAGAAATTGATCCAATTATCGCCTATCAAGCAGTTATGAACGGCTTTGAAGTGACGACCATGGATGAGGCGGCAATGGATGCCGATATCTTTGTCACAGCAACTGGGTGCAAAGGCATAATTCTTCCTCGTCATATGGATAAAATGAAAGACGGTGCGCTTCTTTGCAACATCGGTCATTTTGATGTTGAAATCGATGCCAATTACTTATTTACAAACCCGGAGATTGTGCATGAGGAGATTAAGCCCCTTGTTGATAAATTCACTTGGAAAAATGGTAAAAGCGTTCTCTTGCTTGCGAAGGGGCGGCTTGTGAATTTAGGATGCGCGAAGGGACATCCCTCCTTTGTTATGTCTAACTCCTTTTGCAATCAAGTTCTTGCACAGCTTGAACTTTGGGAATCGTCTAAAAAATACCCTCCCGGAATTTATCGCCTTCCAAGAATTCTTGATGAAAAAGTCGCTCGCCTTCATTTAAAACCGCTTGGTGTTAAGCTGACGACCTTAAATGATGAGCAAGCAGAGTATTTAGGCGTCCCGGTCAATGGTCCTTATAAAAGAGAAGATTACAGATACTAGGCAAACCTAAGATTTGTAAATTTTTTTTGCAAAAAGTTTTTTTTTGTTTTTCCTTTTCAATTTTTCTTGGTAAAATCTCGCATCTTATGCTAAAGTGAGTGTCAGATTTTTTTAGCGAATACTATCGGAGTATAGCGCAGCTTGGCTAGCGCGGCTGCTTTGGGAGCAGTAGGTCGGGGGTTCGAATCCCTCTACTCCGATCCGCTAAGGGAAATAGGCTCTTTACCTTTAGGGGTAAGGAGCTTTTTTTTTGGAGATCTTCTATGTTTTTAAATTTTTTTTTCTCAACCCTTAACTGGAATTCGAATCCAACTGCTTTTACCCTCCCCTATTTTGATTTAGAGGTACGATGGTATGGGCTTTTTTTTGTTGCGGGCTTCTACATCGGCTATCTTATGGTAGAAAAAAAAGTGAGGAATCTGGTTTCTTCTTCTTTTTACTTAAGAGACATCAAATCAGCTGATTTTTTTAATGAAGAGCTAGAAGGTCTCTTAGTAAAAAATAATGAGGAATCAAAGCTTTTTAAAACCGCTTTTTCCCATAATCAAAACTTGGATAAATCAAAACTTTTCAATAAGTTAAACACTCTTCTTATCGAGAACCCTTCTAGAATAACTAAAACCTTTTTTCTTAACGCATTTCCAAAAACCTTGTTTTCACCAAAAGAGCTCTCAAACTATTTCTCAGATCATTTGCTTTGGTATCTTGTCCTTGGCACGGTCATTGGAGCAAGGCTTGGGCATGTCTTTTTCTATGAATGGCCCTATTATCAAAATAACCTGCTAGCCATTTTTAATATCAGGGAGGGCGGCCTTGCAAGCCATGGAGGAACGATTGGAGTTTTATTTGCCCTTTTTCTTTTCTCTCAAACTACTTTAAAACGTTTTCCTGAGCTTTCACTTTTCAAGCTTATGGACATTTTAACTGTGCCCGTAGCCTTAGTCGTTTCCTTTATAAGACTGGGCAATTTTTTTAATCAGGAAATATTAGGAAAGCCAACAGATCTTCCCTGGTCAGTCCTTTTCCAAAGCCCGGCCTCCGGAGAAAGCCTTGTGCCAAGACACCCGGTTCAACTTTATGAGAGCTTAGCTTATTTTTTAAGCTTCCTTTTTTTATTTTTCCTTCCGGAAAATAAGCTTAAAGAGGGTCAGAAAGCCGGGATATTTCTAATTTTGATTTTTGGAAGCCGTTTTTTCTTAGAGTATTTAAAAGAGCCGCCAACAGCCCTTGTGTTTTCAGAAACGACATTGCTTACAGGACAACTTTTAAGCATCCCTTTTGTAGCCTTGGGGTTTTACTTTTATATAAGAAATAGAAAATCTCCACCTTCTTTTAAAAAACAAGGTAATTCACATGTGAATTAGTTTGAAAAAGCTTGCGTTAGGACTTTTTTGCAAAGATTTGTTATCTCAAGAAAGTGCTCCCTATCATAATCGTAGCTATAATTGTGGGGATTTTCGAAGAAACCTTCTTCCACTTTTTTCTTAAGATTCTCTTTATTGACTTTTGGAGGAGGCCTTTTTAAAAGCTCATCGGCCTCGTTTAAGATCCGCTCTAGGAACACTATCTCTTGAGGAATAACCTCTTCATTTACATCGCTTCTGCTTAGTTTCAATTTAATTTCCCTTAATTGTTTCATCTCCGATAAATAATTCTTAAGAATATCCAATTGGTTTTTTACAAGCGTGTCTAGCTTCTCTTTTATACTACTTTTTAACTCCTTTCTTTCATCCCGTCCAATTTCCGGATAGGCCTCTCTCATTCTTTCAATAAAGGCTCTATCTTCCCTCCCGAGTTGATGTTGTTCCTCTTCCGTAAGAGATTTTAAAAAATCTCTCATTTCTATCTCATAAACCACTAATTTGTCAGAGCCAACTCTTGAGATATAGCTTTTAACCAGGATATTTTCATAAAGAGGCCGCGTCGGGTCTATAATTTGACCCACCTTTCTTTGGATCAACTTTCTCAGTTTGACTCGCTTTGTTTTCAAAGTTTCAAGATCCTGGGTCGAGATATCTTTTTTTAATTTTTGCCAAAGAGAGATCGTTTTTGTGATCAATTGATCCTGGCTATGGGTAATTATACCGATATTGTCCTTCTTATTTTTGATGAACTTTTTCCACTGTTCTTCCGAATTAAGCTCCCACCCAAAGGATTTCATAAGAAAGCCGATGGGACGGCCGATAACAGGCAAAAGGCTAGAAGCTGTCTCAGCAAGAGAACCAAAGGATCTTGAAACCACAAGTCCAATTTTATCATTCCCATCTTTTCCAACAACTTGTGTCGCTATGCCACCGCCTAATGAATGGCCTAAATATGCGATGTCCTCATCGTTTATTCCAGCCTCCCGAAGCATTTCTACAGGTGTTTCAGCATCAATGATAAGGTCTTGAAGCCGCTCTAGCTGGCCTTTGCTTTCTAAAACCCCCCTATAATTAAATAATAGGACATTGGCACCCGATTTTCGGCCAATTTCCTTAGCCTCCTCCAGACAATTTTCATAGCACTGGCCATTCCCCTGAAGCATTATGATCCATTTTTGATCTTTTTTAATTTTTTGTTCATTTTTTTGGAAAATCAAGAGGCCGTCAAGATCCACCCCATCGCTTGTTTTCATTTGTAAGACGCTTGCGGTCTCAGGGTTATTTTTTAAAAAGTCATTCCGAATTCCCCTAAAGACTTTTTTATAAGAGGGTGGAACCCCCGGAAGGACAGCATGGGGAGCTACTTTGTCGACAATTAATTTTATCAGGGGAAGGATGCCAAGACTTAATATTTTGACCAGCAAGGAAAGACTTGTTTTATCTTCTTTGGCTTTAGGTTTTGCTTCAAAGGCGATAACCCTTTTTTCAAATAAGATGGGTTTAGATGTTTCTTGAGTACTTGGCCTAGAGACCGAAACCGAACCTAGTGGATCACCTTGCATACCTTTACCTTTATTTATTCAATTAGATTAGAAACGGAAATGTGTCTTTATTATAGCAAATGTATTTATTTGTTCTTCTTTAAAATTTTTTCTATTAAGAAATTATTAATAGACAAATATAATCTTTACATAAACCTGAAATAAAAAAAATGTTTTACGTAGATACTTAGTAATAGAGGTATGGATATAATTATTAAATAAAATATTATATAATATAATTAACATAATTTATTACTATACTAAGGGATTTATTATGCAAGCATTCTCATCGGATAAAACTCCTTCTCCCCAGGAGGGTGCCACCTTTGGAACCAGGCAATTCCCAAAACCGGACAAACCCCTACCCCCAGTTCCCTCTTCAACTTCTCAGATAGCAGCAGGAACACTCGGAGGAACGGTAACCACCCCCTCTACTCCTCAAGCCAATGTCGGTTCCGAACATTTGGGAGCAAACAATTTTACCAGGTTTTTACCCTCTAGAGAGTCTATATCCAACATGATTCATTCAGCTTGGGAAGCTGTCTCCAATAAAGCCTCTTCCGTCAAACAATCGGTGACCAAGGAAAACATACAAAAAGCCGGCGTTATTGTTTGGAATGTAATTAAAAGAGCCCCTTCCGAAATTGCGACAGCGTCTGTAAAACAGGGCCGGGAGATGAAAGAAGAGCTCCAGGAAAACTTAAAAGAAATGAAGGATTTCGGAATAAAGGGCTATAAAGCAGGTGTTGAGAAAACAAAGGCCGGCTACGAAGCTATTGTAAAGGTGATTGGAAAAGCCAAGAGAGCGGCCTCTGAAGCTTTCTCTAAACTTCGGGAATCTATTAATGAGTATAAGACAAAAAGACAAGAACTGCGACAAAGCCTAATTGAAAAAGCACCTCCTAAATCTAACAAACCTGATCAATCAACCATGCCAAGTGATAGTGGTTTCAGTGAAATTACGGAAGAGAAAGCAGAAGCGCTAATGGGAAGATCTATGGAGGATGTGGAAGCAAAAACACCCCCTCCGATACCTCAAAAGCCAAATCCGGAAAGGCTCGCTGAAATGAATAGAAACTTAAACGAATGGCGAAAGGTAGAGGTTGAGTCAGAGACTGTTGACCCATTTCCATCTTCCCCAAGAGAACCTAAGGGTAAAGAAAAGGATACCCTTTTTGCTTCTGCCCAATT belongs to Criblamydia sequanensis CRIB-18 and includes:
- a CDS encoding alpha/beta fold hydrolase, which produces MQGDPLGSVSVSRPSTQETSKPILFEKRVIAFEAKPKAKEDKTSLSLLVKILSLGILPLIKLIVDKVAPHAVLPGVPPSYKKVFRGIRNDFLKNNPETASVLQMKTSDGVDLDGLLIFQKNEQKIKKDQKWIIMLQGNGQCYENCLEEAKEIGRKSGANVLLFNYRGVLESKGQLERLQDLIIDAETPVEMLREAGINDEDIAYLGHSLGGGIATQVVGKDGNDKIGLVVSRSFGSLAETASSLLPVIGRPIGFLMKSFGWELNSEEQWKKFIKNKKDNIGIITHSQDQLITKTISLWQKLKKDISTQDLETLKTKRVKLRKLIQRKVGQIIDPTRPLYENILVKSYISRVGSDKLVVYEIEMRDFLKSLTEEEQHQLGREDRAFIERMREAYPEIGRDERKELKSSIKEKLDTLVKNQLDILKNYLSEMKQLREIKLKLSRSDVNEEVIPQEIVFLERILNEADELLKRPPPKVNKENLKKKVEEGFFENPHNYSYDYDREHFLEITNLCKKVLTQAFSN
- the ahcY gene encoding adenosylhomocysteinase is translated as MLQKRDYEIAKHIQLGSEDANQTIEFAKKQIALARHEMPGLMALRDEFKDRKPFLKAKITGCLHLTIETAILIETLIELGADVRWSSCNVYSTQDEAAAYLANKGIPVFAWKGMSEEEYWRCIGKTLEFPYGPNLLIDDGGDLTAYVLDKRPDLIPSIKGVSEETTTGIRALWKRFHEGKLPIAAIDVNDSVTKSKFDNRYGCLESLIDGIKQATHLMIGGKKAVVAGYGDVGKGCAEALRAYGARVVITEIDPIIAYQAVMNGFEVTTMDEAAMDADIFVTATGCKGIILPRHMDKMKDGALLCNIGHFDVEIDANYLFTNPEIVHEEIKPLVDKFTWKNGKSVLLLAKGRLVNLGCAKGHPSFVMSNSFCNQVLAQLELWESSKKYPPGIYRLPRILDEKVARLHLKPLGVKLTTLNDEQAEYLGVPVNGPYKREDYRY
- a CDS encoding DnaA ATPase domain-containing protein, with protein sequence MKAWEQFLTLQEIEMGKATVQKWLRNLKISRFDAQNLFLEAQDPFQAIWFEEQIRKKIKGGIPFNGKFIKVHLNVAKNQKLNKTFRKKQNEPQELDTFKLNFDSLDPSFHFDSFFPTKGSLLPLKVLYELTGYQSKGGSLNPANVHHSPYNPLFLYGKAGSGKTHLLMAVAFALRRQGLNATYVKADTFADHVVSAIRAGEMRLFREAYRSSDVLLLDDVDILARKSATQEEFFHTFNTLHLAGKLIILTANKPPRDLDHIEKRLISRFEWGLSLPLELPSKEEMRVILEGKCALLDIHLSPKVADFFLTTFKSGPKALIRALEAFSLRTHMNEDKSLAKQASLYPQALESLIKDLIDDEEKSVLTAEIILKAVAEHFGIRIDDLKGPSQARESTLPRQVAIYFLRSKLSLPYMKIGDLLSRDHSTIMTSFRRIQKGLDSEDEKIAPLVRDIEKGLI
- the lgt gene encoding prolipoprotein diacylglyceryl transferase, which translates into the protein MFLNFFFSTLNWNSNPTAFTLPYFDLEVRWYGLFFVAGFYIGYLMVEKKVRNLVSSSFYLRDIKSADFFNEELEGLLVKNNEESKLFKTAFSHNQNLDKSKLFNKLNTLLIENPSRITKTFFLNAFPKTLFSPKELSNYFSDHLLWYLVLGTVIGARLGHVFFYEWPYYQNNLLAIFNIREGGLASHGGTIGVLFALFLFSQTTLKRFPELSLFKLMDILTVPVALVVSFIRLGNFFNQEILGKPTDLPWSVLFQSPASGESLVPRHPVQLYESLAYFLSFLFLFFLPENKLKEGQKAGIFLILIFGSRFFLEYLKEPPTALVFSETTLLTGQLLSIPFVALGFYFYIRNRKSPPSFKKQGNSHVN